The region AACCGCCAACATAAGGTTTCACCAGACGGGCATTCACATAGTAATAAACCGGAACGATGGCGGAGTCTTTATCCAGCTGAACTTCGGCTTTCTGATACAGAGCGGCGCGTTCTTCTTTGGTTTTCGCCGTCAGCACGTTGGCCATCAGCTTGTCGAACTCGGCGCTCTTGTAGTGCGGGGTGTTACTGCTGCTGTCAGACAGCATCATGTTCAGGAACGAGCTAGGCTCGTTGTAGTCCGCACACCAGCCGGCGCGAGCTACATCATAGGTGCCCTGATGACGGGTATCCAGGAAGGTTTTCCACTCCTGGTTCACCAGCTTCACATCCACACCCAGATTTTTCTTCCAGATGGAGGCGGCGGCAATCGCCAGCTTCTTATGCAGATCCGAGGTGTTGTACAGCAGCGAGAAGGTCAGCGGTTTGCCCGGGCCATAGCCCGCGTCTGCCAGCAGTTTCTTCGCCACTTCGTTGCGTTTTTCCTGCGTCCAACCGAACCATTCCGGCGGAGTCAACTTGGCGCCGTCGGTATAAGGCGGCGTGAAGCTGTAGGCAGGCAGGTCGCCCTGGTTTTTCACTTTGTTGGTGATGATGTCGCGGTCCAGGCCCAGTTTCAGCGCTTCACGTACGCGTTCGTCGGTAAACGGCGCTTTCTGGTTATTGATTTCGTAGTAGTAAGTACACAGGTATGGATCTACGTGAACTTCTTTCGGGATCTCTTTTTTCAGCTTCTGGAACAGTTCGATCGGCATGTTGTTATAGGTCATGTCGATTTCGCCGGTGCGGTAGCGGTTAACGTCGGTCACTTCCGACGAAATTGGCAGGAACGTGACTTTATTAATGATGGTTTTCGCGTTGTCCCAATATTCCGGGTTACGTTCCAGTACGATGCGTTCGTTAACAACCCAATCTTTCAGTTTGTAAGCGCCGTTGCTGACGTAGTTGGCTGGCAGAGTCCACTTCTCGCCATACTTCTCTACGGCGTCTTTATACACCGGCTTCATCGCATAGTGCGGAGTCATTTCAACCAGGTAAGGGACCGGCTCGGTCAGGGTCACCTGGAAGGTGTGATCATCAATGGCCTTCACGCCCAGGGTAGATTTATCTTTCTTCCCGGCAATGATGTCATCCACGTTTTCTACGTGGGCGTATTGCAGATAGCTGGCATAAGGGGATGCGGTTTTCGGATCCACCACGCGTTGCCAGCTATACACGAAATCTTGCGCCGTTACCGGTTTGCCGTTCGACCATTTCGCGTCTTTACGCAGGTGGAAGGTCCAGACTTTAAAATCTTTGTTATCCCAGCTTTCCGCCGCCCCCGGCACGATGGAGCCATCCAGGCTGTTGTTGGCCAAACCTTCCATCAAATCGCGTGTGACGTTATTTTCCGGCACGCCTTCGATTTTATGCGGGTCCAGCGACTGTACTTCCGAACCGTTGTTTTTAACGATCTCTTGTTTATCTGCCAGTTGCACACCTGCAGGCACGACAGCAGCAATTGCGCTACCGGTTGCTGTGATGCCCAGCGCGGCAATAATGCCGGCGGCAAGGATGGTTTTCTTCGTGATGTTGGTCATTGATATACTCCAGTTTTTTATTATCACAGACTCATCGTGGAGCCTGCGTTGCCCGTGAGCGGACCTTGTTATACCGTCTGCAGGTGAACGAATACGGCAGGCGGCCTTCCCTGTATTACTCCTCGTTGTTGGCGTGGCGTAATACCCCTTTTACTGCTTGATAATGTACAGATTTTTCACATCGGTATAATCCAGCGGATCTTTACCGGTAAAGCCCCCCACCGACGGCCGGATCAGGCGCGCGCTGACGCGGTAATACACCGGAACCAACGCCGAATCTTTATCCAACTGCGCTTCAGCCTGCTGATAAATGGCGGCGCGCGCAGCCGCATCCGGCACCTTCAGCGTACTGGCCATCAGGGCGTCGAATGCCGGACTCTTGTAAAAGATAGTGTTCATACTGCTATTGGACATCACCAGATTCAGGAAGGCGCTTGGCTCGTTATAATCGCCGCACCAGGTCGCACGCGCCACGTCGTAGTCGCCTTGATGACGGCTTTCCAACGAGGTTTTCCACTCCTGATTGCGCAATGTGACTTCCGCCCCGAGGTTTTTCTTCCACATCGACGCCGCAGCGATCGCCTGCTGTTTGTTTTGATCCGAGGTGTTGTACAACAGCGTGAACTTCAAGGGATTTGCCGCAGTGAAACCGGCTTGCGCCAACAGTTTCTTCGCTTCGGCATTACGCTGCTCCTGGCTCCAGCCCGCCCATTCCGGCGTGGTGAACCTGGCGCCATCGGTAAAGGTTGGGGTGAAGTTGTACGCCGGGATCTGGCCCTGGCCCATGATTTTGTTGGCGATGATGTCGCGATCGAGCGTTAGCTTCACCGCAGTGCGCACCCGGACGTCGGTAAAAGGTGCGCGCTGATTATTGAGTTCGTAATAGAACGTGCACAGGAACGGGTTAACGTGCAGTTGCTCCGGGATTTCTTTTTTCATCTTCACGAACAAATTCGGCGGAATAGCATTGTTGGTGATATCAATTTCACCGCTGCGAAAGCGATTGACGTCGCTGACCTCTGAAACGAGCGGCAAGAAGGTCGCCTGGTCGATGATCGTTTTTTTGTTGTTCCAGTAGCTCGGGCTGCGTTCAAGCACAATACGCTCATTCACCACCCACTCTTTCAGGCGGTAAGCGCCATTGCCGACATAGTTGGCGGGCAACGTCCATTTGTCGCCAAACTTTTCAACTACCGCTCGTTTTACCGGTTTCAGCGAGGTATGGCTCAACATGCTGACAAAGTACGGCACCGGTTCACTCAGTTGAACCTGCAGCGTCTTGTCATCGATAGCCTTGACGCCCAGGGTTTGCGGGCTTTTTTTGCCGGTCAGGATATCGTCGACGTTTTCAATTTTGGCGTATTGCAAATAGCTGGCGTAAGGGGAAGCGATTTTGGGATCGGCCAGACGCTGCCAACTGTAGACAAAGTCCTGCGCGGTAACCGGGGAGCCATCGCTCCACACCGCATCCGGGCGCAGGTGGAAAGTCCAGGTTTTAGAATCCTGATTTTCCCAGGTTGCCGCGGTGGCCGGCACCACATGCCCATTGGCGTCGGTGCTGACCAACCCTTCCAGCAGGTTAAGAATGATATTGCTTTCCGGTGTTCCTTCGACCTTGTGCGGATCCAATGAAGCGACTTCGCTGCCGTTGTTGATCACAATGCTTTGCTGTCGGGCCAATTGCACCCCGGCCGGGACATCGGCCGCCTGTACGGAATAAACGGCGCTGAGACTCAGCATGCCGGCAAAGAACATGGTCAACGGCGTGCGCTTCATTGTTTGCTGCATTAGTCGAGGCTCCTTTTCACCAACAAGCATTGCTTATCGATATTCGTGAAGTATTTATAAGAATTCTAAATAACGGACACCAGCAAGAATCGTTCCCACTTTGACGACGCTTTGCAATTAATTAAGCGTATAAAGTTGCTCGGAAATTAGCAGAAGCCAAATTCCATAGCCAATAATTTTTACGAAAATGTTAAGCAATTCTCTTTTATTGACCAAAGTTCGATTTACCGCCTCCCCGACAAAGCAACCGGGAACTAATGCAATGTATTGATTTTATTGATAATAATAAAAAAAATCATTGCCTGAGCTCCGCAAGACAGACCGGCGAGCACAGCAAAGAAACATTCAGTTAACAAAGGGGCGATTCAAAGAACAAACACCTGCTTATACGCGGTTAATCACTAATAACACCTGAATGAAAGCGAGACAAGCCCTACAGAATGATGTGACTAAATTAACAGCAGATTTGACGTTAGGGAGGCTATAAAGGGCAAAAAAGGGGCAAGATAAGGGTTAAAAATAACGCTTAGAGCTTTTATTGAACAGTAAAGTGAGATTTATGCCACATAGTGGTGCAAGTGAAGAAAATTCATTCATATTGCGCACTATATTAATGCGGGCTAATAATTAATTTTAATTTTTAAAATTAATTTGAGTCGCGAATTATCCTATTCGCGACTCACTGACCTGATTACAGCAGCCCCGGGAATATGGCTTTAATACCGGTAACAATAAACTCGATACCCAATGCCATTAGCAGCAACCCCATAATACGGGTGATAACGTTGATGCCGGTTTGCCCCAGCAGACGCACCAGCAAAGGCGCGGCGCGGAACAGCAACCAACAGCAGAAGGCAAACACCGCAATCGCCAGGCTAAAACCCAGCAGGTTTTGCCAGTTATGGTAGCGAGAACTCCAGACTATTGTAGAACTGATCGCACCCGGCCCCGCCATCAGCGGCAGCGCCAATGGCACTACACCAATGCTTTCACGGATCGCGCTCTCTGATTTTTCCTGTTTGTTCTGTTTGTCTTCACCCAGCTTGCCGCTGATCATCGACATGGCGATGGTCACCACCAGAATGCCGCCGGCAATGCGGAACGAATCAATGGAGATGCCGAACATGCGCAAAATCCCCTCCCCCAGAAACAACGAGGTCCACAGGATAATGGCGACCGACAGGTTGGCGGTCATGTTCGTTTTATTGCGCCCGGCCGCTGCCTGGTAGCTGGTCATGCTGATAAACACCGGCAAAATGCCCACCGGGTTCACCAACGCAAACAGGCCGACAAAAAATTTAATGTAGCCGGAAAAATCCAACAGAGATTGGCCCACAAATGACTCCGCTTAAATAGCCCTGAAAAGTGATACTGCCTACGCGCGCTAATGTAATGGAATTACCACGGGTAATCCATTGGCCGAATGCAGCATTTTTATCCTTTAAGAACAAATAATCCGAAATAATTCGCTATTGTTAAATCAATGTACGGTTTATGATTTTTTATGTTTAAAAAATGCATCTACCACAGAGTTATCAAGAAAAATTCTCAACAACATGAGCTGAATGGTGTCAGCTTGCACTTTTCATGATTTAAATCACAAAACCGCTAATCAAGAGTAGTTAAGCTCTTAGTCGTAGTCAGGGAGTAGAACAGATTAAGGAAAAAGAGGTATCTCTGTTCAGCCCGCCGCTTCTCCCCGGAAGCCGTGGGAAAGCTCTTTAAGCAAATCAGCAGCATGCGTTGTATAGAATGGAAAGTCCTTGTTTTTAAGCGGCATTTTCCACTTAGACGTCTATACTAGTTGCTCGCACGGCTTATTTACTGAAAGAGTTTAACATTATCAGGAGAGCATTATGGCTGTAACGAATGTCGCTGAACTGAACGAGCTAGTTGCACGTGTCAAAAAAGCCCAGCGCGAATATGCCAACTTCACTCAAGAGCAAGTTGATAAAATCTTCCGCGCTGCTGCCCTCGCCGCTGCCGATGCCCGTATTCCTCTGGCTAAAATGGCCGTTGCTGAATCCGGTATGGGTATCGTTGAAGATAAAGTGATCAAAAACCACTTCGCTTCAGAGTATATCTACAACGCGTATAAAGATGAAAAAACCTGCGGTATCCTGTCCGAAGACGATACCTTTGGCACGATCACCATCGCCGAGCCTATCGGCTTGATTTGCGGTATCGTCCCGACCACCAACCCAACTTCTACGGCTATTTTCAAAGCGTTGATCAGCCTGAAAACCCGTAACGGCATTATCTTCTCTCCGCACCCACGTGCGAAAAATGCCACCAATAAAGCCGCGGATATCGTGCTGCAAGCAGCGATTGCCGCCGGGGCACCAAAAGACATCGTCGGCTGGATTGACCAGCCTACCGTTGAACTGTCCAACCAGTTAATGCACCACCCGGACATCAACCTGATCCTCGCGACCGGCGGCCCAGGCATGGTGAAAGCCGCCTACAGCTCCGGCAAGCCTGCCATCGGCGTCGGTGCCGGTAACACCCCGGTCGTGGTCGACGAAACAGCGGATATCAAACGCGTTGTTGCTTCGATCCTGATGTCGAAAACCTTCGACAGCGGTGTCATTTGCGCCTCCGAGCAGTCCGTCATCGTTGTAGACTCCATCTACGATGCAGTGCGCGAACGTTTCGCTTCTCACGGCGGCTACCTGCTGCAAGGCAAAGAGCTGAAGGCGGTCCAGGACATCATTCTGAAAAACGGCGGCCTGAACGCGGCCATCGTTGGCCAGTCTGCGCCGAAAATCGCCGAAATGGCCGGCATTAAAGTGCCTGCAAGCACCAAGGTGCTGATCGGTGAAGTGAAACTGGTTGATGAATCCGAACCTTTCGCTCACGAAAAGCTGTCTCCGACGCTGGCAATGTATCGTGCCAAAGACTTTGAAGACGCCGTCAGCAAAGCCGAAAAACTGGTCGCCATGGGCGGTATCGGCCACACGTCCTGTCTGTACACCGACCAGGATAACCAGCCGGAACGCGTTGCTTTCTTCGGCGACAAGATGAAAACCGCACGTATCCTGATCAACACCCCGGCGTCTCAGGGTGGTATCGGTGACCTGTACAACTTTAAACTCGCTCCGTCACTGACGCTGGGCTGCGGTTCCTGGGGTGGTAACTCCATCTCTGAAAACGTCGGTCCAAAACACTTGATCAACAAGAAAACTGTAGCGAAGCGAGCAGAAAACATGTTGTGGCATAAACTTCCGAAATCAATCTACTTCCGCCGTGGCTCATTGCCTATCGCGCTGGAAGAAGTAGCGACCGACGGGGCAAAACGCGCCTTCATTGTGACCGACCGCTACCTGTTCAACAACGGCTATGCAGACCAGATCACCACGGTTCTGAAATCGCACGGCCTTGAAACAGAAGTGTTCTTTGAGGTAGAAGCTGACCCAACGCTGTCCATCGTGCGTAAAGGCGCCGAGCAGATGAACTCCTTCAAACCAGACGTGATCATCGCGCTGGGCGGCGGTTCACCGATGGATGCTGCGAAGATCATGTGGGTGTTGTACGAGCATCCGGAAACTCATTTCGAAGACCTGGCGCTGCGCTTTATGGATATCCGTAAACGTATCTACAAGTTCCCGAAAATGGGCGTCAAAGCGAAAATGATTGCCGTCACCACCACCTCAGGCACCGGTTCTGAAGTCACGCCGTTTGCGGTAGTGACCGACGATGCGACCGGCCAGAAATACCCGCTGGCTGACTACGCATTGACGCCGGATATGGCGATCGTTGACGCCAATTTGGTGATGAACATGCCGAAATCGCTGTGTGCCTTCGGCGGCCTGGATGCGGTTACCCACGCGCTGGAAGCTTACGTTTCGGTACTGGCGAACGAATACTCTGACGGCCAGGCGCTGCAAGCGCTGAAATTGCTGAAAGAATATCTGCCAGCCAGCTACAAAGACGGCGCCAAGAACCCGGTAGCCCGTGAGCGCGTGCATAACGCCGCGACCATTGCCGGTATCGCGTTTGCCAACGCCTTCCTGGGGGTTTGCCACTCCATGGCCCACAAACTGGGCTCCGAGTTCCACATCCCGCACGGTCTGGCCAACGCCATGTTGATCTCCAACGTCATTCGCTATAACGCGAACGACAATCCGACCAAGCAGACGGCCTTCAGCCAGTACGACCGCCCACAGGCACGTCGTCGCTACGCTGAGATCGCCGACCACCTCGGCCTGAGCGCACCGGGCGACCGTACCGCGCAAAAAATCGAGAAACTGCTGGTGTGGCTCGATGAGATCAAAACCGAGCTGGGCATCCCTGCTTCCATCCGTGAAGCCGGCGTACAGGAAGCCGATTTCCTGGCGAAGGTCGACAAACTGTCCGAAGACGCTTTTGACGACCAGTGTACCGGCGCCAACCCGCGTTATCCGCTGATTGCAGAACTGAAGCAAATCATGCTGGATACCTTCTACGGCCGTAAGTTCAGCGAAGCGGATGATGAAGAAGTTGTGGTTGCACCGGTTGCGGCCAAAACGGAAAAAAAGTCCAAAAAATAACGGTTCATTGAGCCGACAAAAAAACCGCCGAAAGGCGGTTTTTTTATGCCGAGGGATAATCTACTCGGTCTCTCGGCTCAATAGTGCCAAAACGCCCCACAAAGCACGTTACGCTGCCCGGAGGCTCACTCCGGCGCCTGTATGGCTTCCTTGTAATGTTTGCGGCAAACGGACACATAGCTCTCGTTACCGCCTATCACTACCTGTTCACCGGCATGCATTGCCCGGCCGCTTTCATCCAGCCTTAGCACCATATTCGCCTTGCGACCGCAATGGCAGATGGTTTTCAACTCCACCAGCTTATCCGCCCAGGCCAGTAAATATTGGCTGCCTATGAACAACTCACCCAGGAAGTCGGTGCGCAGCCCATAGCACAAGACCGGAATATCCAGTTGGTCAACTACGTCGCACAATTGCTCAACCTGCGCTTTCGTCAAGAATTGGCTTTCATCCAATAATACGCAGTGTACCGGCTGCTGCTGATGTTCCTGAGCAATCATGGTATAGAGCATGGAATCATTATTATAGAGCTGCGCCTGGGACGACAACCCGATGCGCGAACTCACCTTACCGACGCCAAAACGGTGATCGATTTCAGCAGTAAACACCAGCGTGCGCATACCACGTTCTTGATAATTATATGAAGATTGTAACAGCGCGGTGGATTTTCCTGCATTCATAGCAGAATAATAAAAATAAAGTTGAGCCATGGGCCCGTAACTCCAATGGTATAAGAAATATTCAGACGTTGATTCAAACGCCAAGTGTACCATAACCCGCCGGCCTGCTCATGCTCTCGGATCAATATCCCGGCAAAGGTAATAGCAGGCTTTCAAATGAAACATTTCGTCCTGACCCCGCCCCCTTTTACATCTATTTACAGGATAATCTTTGCCTGCCATCACTATTAATTATCGCTAATGATTTGCCCTCAGCATTAATGGTTAAGCGGGTGGAGAGAAGCCGCCACACCATCGCCTCCCTGTTACAGGTTCAAATCTATTAGCTCCCTCCAGGGCGAGGCCGAGAAATTTAATGACATAAAACAGGCAAACGCACAGTTCTTGACGTTATCTTTACCTGCATACCCCCATTGTTTACAATGTTTGCAGACTAAAACGCGTGATTGAGCCCACAGAATTCATCGTAATATTGATATAAAACACAATTATAACTTAGCCATAAATGCCTTTCAGCCCCGCCAAACATAGTGCGGCTGTTGAAAATTTGACTTAAAAATGGAGGTTGTAATACTTAACATCCCTGCCTATATTAGTCGGACTGATCTGATTAATCGTTTTTTTAAAGACAAATTTGAGTACTCCTTTCAATTTGGCTATTGCAGAAAAGAAAAGAGCACTCTATTATTATCCAGACGCCCCCCACCAATATAATTTGAGACTAGGACAATGAGCGAAGCATTAAAGATTTTGAACAACATCCGTACTCTACGCGCACAGGCAAGAGAATGCAGCCTGGAAACGCTGGAAGAGATGCTTGAAAAACTGGAAGTTGTTGTGAACGAACGTCGCGAAGAAGACAGCCAGGCTCAAGCAGAAGTGGAAGAACGCACTCGTAAATTGCAGCAATATCGTGAAATGCTGATTGCTGACGGTATTGACCCAAATGAACTGCTGCAAACTATGGCTGCAACTAAAGCTGCAGGTAAAGCTAAACGTGCAGCACGTCCAGCCAAATACCAATATAAAGACGAAAACGGCGAACTGAAAACCTGGACCGGCCAAGGCCGTACCCCAGCGGTGATTAAGAAAGCTATCGAAGAGCAAGGTAAATCTCTGGACGATTTCCTGCTGTAATAGCGTTTCGCTGTATGTAAAAAAGGCTTCCTCGGGGAGCCTTTTTTGTTATGTGTATTTTCTGCCCCCCCGTTCCGCAGCTTAGCTTTTAGGCAAATATCCGATACTCGCCATACCCCTCAGGCTTCTTATCCCGATAACTACTGGGCACCCAGGCGTTTTTCAAGCCATAAAAAAAGGGGCCATAGCCCCCTTTATTACATTGCCCAGTTGTTCAATTACTGAACTTTATAAAATGTCTTGTACCACTCGACAAAGCGTTTCACGCCCTCTTCAACGCCGGTTTTCGGTTTGAAACCGATGACACGATAAAGATCGGCGGTATCGGCACTGGTATCTAAAACGTCGCCAGGTTGCATCGGCAGCATATTCTTGCGTGCCTCAATCCCTAATGCCCGCTCCAGCGCGTGAATATATTCCATCAGCTTCACCGGGCTGCTATTGCCGATATTATAGACATGGTATGGTGCAGAACTGCTCGCCAGTGAGCCCTGCTCGACCGTCCATGCCGCATCAGCCTGAGGAATAACCGCCTGCAACCGCACAATAGACTCAGCAATGTCGTCAATGTAGGTAAAGTCACGGTGCATCTCACCGTGGTTATATACATCGATACTTTCACCCGCCAATATGGCCTTGGTAAATTTAAACAATGCCATATCCGGGCGGCCCCACGGGCCATATACGGTAAAGAAGCGCAGACCTGTGGTCGGAATACCATATAAATGGGAATAGCTGTGCGACATCAGCTCATTGGCTTTTTTGGTAGCCGCATACAATGACACCGGATGATCAACAGAGTCCTCTGTCGAAAATGGCAGTTTGCTGTTCAGGCCGTATACCGAACTGGAAGAGGCATATAACAGATGCTCAACTTTATTGTAGCGACACCCTTCCAGCACGTTTAAATGCCCAATGAGATTGGCATCCGCGTAGGCCAGAGGATTTTCCAGCGAATAACGCACGCCCGCCTGTGCTCCAAGATGAATCACCCGTTGAAACTTTTGCTCTGCAAACAGCTTCGCCATACCTTCGCGATCGGCCAGATCTAACTTAATAAACTCAAAGTCGGATTTATCTGAAAGCAACTCAAGGCGGGCCATTTTCAGACCCACATCGTAATACTCATTCAGGTTGTCGATACCGACAACCTGATGCCCGGCAGCCAACAAACGCTCAGCAACGTGATAGCCAATAAATCCTGCAGCGCCTGTAACCAGGAATTTCATGTTAACCCCTTAGATCACCGGCTGAATGGACGCGCCACGGCCAATTGCATAATACGTAAAGCCACGGCTTTCCAGACGTTCCGGATCAAACAGGTTGCGGCCATCAAAGATTACCGGCTGTTTCAGAGAACCTTTAATCACATCGAAGTCTGGCGCACGGAAGTTCTGCCATTCGGTACAGATAACCAGAGCGTCAGCCCCCTGCAGCGCAGCCTCTTTGGTGTCTACCAGCTTCAGGTCTTCACGCTGACCATAGATGCGTTGAACTTCGTTCATGGCTTCTGGGTCGAAGGCCTGAACGATAGCACCCGCTTCCCACAGTTGCTCCATCAGTACACGGCTGGATGCCTCACGCATGTCGTCGGTATTCGGTTTGAATGCCAGCCCCCACAATGCGAAGGTTTTGCCTTTCAGATCCTCACCAAAGTGATGTTTGATAAATTTGGTCAGCTTATATTTTTGCTGATAGTTAACCTGCTCTACCGCCTGCAGCAGTTTTGGCTGGTAACCAATATGCTCCGCGGTGCGGATCAGCGCTTGAACGTCTTTCGGGAAACAGGAACCGCCATAGCCACAGCCAGGGTAGATGAAGTGGTAACCGATACGTGAGTCAGAACCGATCCCCTGACGTACTTTCTCAATATCCGCTCCCAGCATTTCAGCCAGGTTAGACATTTCGTTCATAAAGCTGATCTTGGTCGCCAGCATGCAGTTGGCGGCATATTTGGTCAGCTCGGCGCTGCGGATATCCATCATGATCATGCGATCGTGATTGCGGTTGAACGGCTCGTAAAGCTCACGGATCGGCTCGATAACTTCTTTGTTGTCGGTACCGATAACAATACGCTCCGGACGCATGCAGTCCGCAACCGCCGCGCCTTCTTTCAGGAACTCTGGATTGGAAACCACGTCGAAAGGCACTGTGCTACCGCGTTGCTTCAGGGTTTCTTCCATCACCTGGCGGACTTTATCTGCGGTACCGACCGGAACGGTAGATTTATCGATCACCACTTTGCGATCGGTCATATGTTCCGCGATGGTGCGCGCTACGGCAGTCACGTATTTCAGATCGGCAGAGCCGTCTTCGTCTGGCGGCGTGCCTACAGCAATAAACTGAATGGTGCCGTGTGCAACGCCGGCTTTGGCATCGGTGGTGAAGTGCAAACGTCCCGCTTCAAAGTTCTGTTGCACCAACGGCGTGAGGCCGGGTTCAAAAATAGGGATATTCCCTTTTTTCAGGTTTTCGACTTTACGCTCGTCAACATCAATACACATAACGTCATGACCGACTTCGGCCAGTACCGCAGCCTGCACCAGGCCAACATAGCCAATACCAAAAACTGTTACTTTCATGGGAAAATCCTAGTTTTTCAAATTAAGACGAAAGATAAATAAATTACTTCTTATCAGCGGCCAGCAACTGTTGCAACCACTGAGAAAATTCTTTGCCAAGGCTGGCATGGCGCAGACCATACTCGACGAAAGCCTGCATGTAGCCCAGCTTGTTGCCGCAGTCATGGCTCACCCCTTTGAGGTGATAGGCTTCTACCGTTTCCTGTTGCATCAGCATTTCAATGCTATCGGTAAGTTGAATCTCTCCACCGGCGCCCGGAGGCGTTTTCGCCAGCAGCGGCCAGATATCGGCAGAAAGTACATAACGGCCCACAATGGCCAGATTTGACGGCGCTTCGTCTGGCGAAGGTTTTTCCACCACGCTGACCATCGGAGCGCTTTCGCCCGCCTGCAGTGCATAACCCTTGCAGTCCGCTACGCCATAATTGCCGACATCTTTCTGCGGCACAGGTTCAACCATGATCTGGCTGATACCGGTTTGTTCGAACCGCTGCAGCATTTCGTGCAAATTGTCTTTTTTCAGATCGGCGCTGTACTCATCAAGGATCACGTCCGGCAAAATTACGGCGACCGGCTCATCGCCCACCAACGGATAAGCGCACATAATGGCGTGCCCAAGGCCTTTCGCCACGCCCTGACGCACTTGCATCACGGTAACGCCCTTCGGGCAGATAGACTGGACTTCATCCAGCAACTGACGTTTGACGCGTTTTTCCAACATCGCTTCCAGCTCAAAACTGGTATCGAAATGGTTTTCAATCGAATTCTTGGAGGAGTGGGTTACCAACACAATTTCATTAATCCCTGCCGCAATGCATTCATTGACCACGTACTGGATCAATGGCTTGTCAACCAGCGGCAACATTTCTTTGGGGATGGCTTTTGTCGCCGGCAACATTCGTGTTCCCAAGCCTGCAACCGGGATCACGGCTTTTCTGACTTTACGATTTACAGCAGGCATTATTTCCTCTCTCTAATAGCGCTCGTTTTATGAGCTTCATCTGCCACACAAAAAACCTTCGGAGTATACCAGCTT is a window of Serratia plymuthica DNA encoding:
- the hns gene encoding histone-like nucleoid-structuring protein H-NS, whose product is MSEALKILNNIRTLRAQARECSLETLEEMLEKLEVVVNERREEDSQAQAEVEERTRKLQQYREMLIADGIDPNELLQTMAATKAAGKAKRAARPAKYQYKDENGELKTWTGQGRTPAVIKKAIEEQGKSLDDFLL
- a CDS encoding NAD-dependent epimerase, with the translated sequence MKFLVTGAAGFIGYHVAERLLAAGHQVVGIDNLNEYYDVGLKMARLELLSDKSDFEFIKLDLADREGMAKLFAEQKFQRVIHLGAQAGVRYSLENPLAYADANLIGHLNVLEGCRYNKVEHLLYASSSSVYGLNSKLPFSTEDSVDHPVSLYAATKKANELMSHSYSHLYGIPTTGLRFFTVYGPWGRPDMALFKFTKAILAGESIDVYNHGEMHRDFTYIDDIAESIVRLQAVIPQADAAWTVEQGSLASSSAPYHVYNIGNSSPVKLMEYIHALERALGIEARKNMLPMQPGDVLDTSADTADLYRVIGFKPKTGVEEGVKRFVEWYKTFYKVQ
- a CDS encoding UDP-glucose dehydrogenase family protein, giving the protein MKVTVFGIGYVGLVQAAVLAEVGHDVMCIDVDERKVENLKKGNIPIFEPGLTPLVQQNFEAGRLHFTTDAKAGVAHGTIQFIAVGTPPDEDGSADLKYVTAVARTIAEHMTDRKVVIDKSTVPVGTADKVRQVMEETLKQRGSTVPFDVVSNPEFLKEGAAVADCMRPERIVIGTDNKEVIEPIRELYEPFNRNHDRMIMMDIRSAELTKYAANCMLATKISFMNEMSNLAEMLGADIEKVRQGIGSDSRIGYHFIYPGCGYGGSCFPKDVQALIRTAEHIGYQPKLLQAVEQVNYQQKYKLTKFIKHHFGEDLKGKTFALWGLAFKPNTDDMREASSRVLMEQLWEAGAIVQAFDPEAMNEVQRIYGQREDLKLVDTKEAALQGADALVICTEWQNFRAPDFDVIKGSLKQPVIFDGRNLFDPERLESRGFTYYAIGRGASIQPVI
- the galU gene encoding UTP--glucose-1-phosphate uridylyltransferase GalU; this encodes MPAVNRKVRKAVIPVAGLGTRMLPATKAIPKEMLPLVDKPLIQYVVNECIAAGINEIVLVTHSSKNSIENHFDTSFELEAMLEKRVKRQLLDEVQSICPKGVTVMQVRQGVAKGLGHAIMCAYPLVGDEPVAVILPDVILDEYSADLKKDNLHEMLQRFEQTGISQIMVEPVPQKDVGNYGVADCKGYALQAGESAPMVSVVEKPSPDEAPSNLAIVGRYVLSADIWPLLAKTPPGAGGEIQLTDSIEMLMQQETVEAYHLKGVSHDCGNKLGYMQAFVEYGLRHASLGKEFSQWLQQLLAADKK